The following are encoded together in the Lathyrus oleraceus cultivar Zhongwan6 chromosome 3, CAAS_Psat_ZW6_1.0, whole genome shotgun sequence genome:
- the LOC127128289 gene encoding 60S ribosomal protein L23a-2, translating into MAPSKVDKPKKADPKAQALKTAKVVKSGGQVIKKKAKKIRTTVTFHRPKTLSKERNPKYPRISATPRNKLDHYQILKFPLTTESAMKKIEDNNTLVFIVDLRADKKKIKDAVKKMYDIQAKKVNTLIRPDGTKKAYVRLTPDYDALDVANKIGII; encoded by the exons ATGGCTCCTTCAAAGG TGGACAAGCCAAAGAAAGCTGATCCCAAAGCTCAGGCCTTGAAGACAGCCAAGGTTGTGAAGTCAGGTGGCCAAGTGATTAAGAAGAAAGCAAAGAAGATCAGAACAACCGTCACATTTCACAGGCCAAAGACACTGTCGAAGGAAAGAAACCCCAAGTATCCTCGCATTAGTGCAACACCAAGAAACAAGTTGGACCACTATCAAATACTTAAGTTTCCTCTAACTACTGAGTCTGcaatgaagaaaattgaagatAACAATACACTTGTTTTTATTGTTGACCTCCGCGCCGACAAAAAGAAAATTAAAGATGCTGTGAAGAAAATGTATGACATTCAGGCCAAGAAAGTGAACACTTTGATCAG GCCTGATGGCACGAAGAAAGCCTATGTTCGGTTGACTCCAGATTACGATGCACTGGATGTTGCCAACAAAATCGGTATCATTTAA